A single genomic interval of Falco cherrug isolate bFalChe1 chromosome 8, bFalChe1.pri, whole genome shotgun sequence harbors:
- the LOC102053650 gene encoding plasma membrane ascorbate-dependent reductase CYBRD1 produces MEGYGRFLALLASALLAGFVSVIFSLVWVFHYREGLSWDGSAREFNWHPVLVVTGFVFIQGIAIIVYRLPWTWKCSKLLMKFIHAGLNTIAMILAIVSMVAVFEYHNARNIPNMYSLHSWIGLAAVIFYSLQLFLGFAVFLLPFAPVPLRAAFMPIHVYLGLTIFATVIATALMGITEKLIFSLKNPTYSASPPEATLVNCLGLLLVIFGALILWMASRPHWKRPPEENAKLLQPIGETPEGTEAESTMTDGSNADKSDLRTNSEAARKQNLKLDEAGQRSTM; encoded by the exons ATGGAGGGCTACGGGCGGTTCTTGGCGCTGCTGGCCTCGGCGCTGCTGGCCGGCTTCGTGTCGGTCATCTTCTCCCTCGTCTGGGTCTTCCACTACCGcgaggggctgagctgggacgGCAGCGCGCGCGAGTTCAACTGGCACCCCGTCCTCGTCGTCACCGGCTTCGTCTTCATCCAGGGCATCG ctATTATTGTGTACAGGTTGCCCTGGACCTGGAAGTGCAGCAAACTCCTAATGAAGTTCATACATGCTGGATTAAATACCATAGCTATGATTCTTGCAATTGTTTCTATGGTAGCCGTCTTTGAATACCACAATGCCAGGAACATTCCTAACATGTACAGTCTGCACAGCTGGATTGGGCTGGCTGCTGTTATATTTTATTCCCTCCAG cttttcttgggttttgctgtctttctgctCCCTTTTGCTCCAGTTCCTCTCCGAGCAGCGTTCATGCCAATACACGTTTATCTGGGTCTTACCATCTTTGCAACAGTGATTGCAACAGCTCTCATGGGAATCACAGAAAAGCTTATATTTTCATT gaaaaatcctACATACAGTGCATCCCCACCAGAGGCAACTTTGGTCAACTGTCTTGGTCTTTTGCTTGTCATATTTGGTGCACTTATTTTGTGGATGGCAAGCAGACCCCATTGGAAGCGGCCCCCAGAAGAGAATGCTAAACTTCTGCAGCCCATTGGAGAGACTCCTGAAGGCACGGAAGCAGAATCCACAATGACAGATGGTAGTAATGCAGATAAATCTGATCTGAGGACCAATAGTGAAGcagccagaaaacaaaacctcaaacttGATGAAGCAGGCCAACGATCAACTATGTAA